A stretch of Pseudochaenichthys georgianus chromosome 2, fPseGeo1.2, whole genome shotgun sequence DNA encodes these proteins:
- the LOC117459252 gene encoding neuronal membrane glycoprotein M6-b-like → MDGTKPAMESNTEETQEETQESKGCFECCIKCLGGVPYASLVATILCFIGVALFCGCGHVALSGTLTMLDNHFSTVTTDHATLTMVIQILQYIIYGIASFFFVYAILLLAEGFYTTSAIKKELQSDFKTTACGRCITAFFMFLTYIMFLAFLAIFGFTAIPVFLFFNMWTTCSAMRSPDANITSPESICVDVRQYGIIPWNATPGKACGATLGDICNTSEFYLSYHLYIVAFAGAGATVIALIHYLMILGANWAYLKSAVSTHDYQDIKTKDDQDLEAEARSKEGQNSSSYS, encoded by the exons ATGGATGGGACAAAGCCGGCCATGGAGTCCAACACAGAGGAGACTCAGGAGGAGACACAGGAGAGCAAAG GATGCTTCGAGTGCTGCATCAAGTGTCTGGGGGGGGTGCCCTACGCCTCTCTGGTGGCCACCATCCTGTGCTTCATAGGCGTGGCTCTGTTCTGCGGGTGCGGCCACGTGGCGCTGAGTGGCACCCTGACCATGCTGGACAACCACTTCTCCACCGTGACCACGGACCACGCCACCCTCACCATGGT aaTCCAGATCCTTCAGTACATCATCTACGGCATcgcctccttcttcttcgtgtACGCCATCCTCCTGCTGGCTGAGGGCTTTTACACCACCAGCGCCATCAAGAAGGAGCTGCAGAGCGACTTCAAGACCACCGCGTGTGGGCGCTGCATCACCGCCTTC TTCATGTTCCTGACCTACATCATGTTCCTGGCCTTCCTCGCCATTTTCGGCTTCACAGCTATTCCCGTTTTCCTCTTCTTCAACATGTGGACTACCTGCTCTGCCATGAGGTCTCCTGACGCCAACATCACCTCGCCTGAGTCCATCTGCGTGGACGTCAGGCAGTACG GTATTATTCCCTGGAACGCCACTCCGGGGAAAGCTTGTGGGGCCACACTGGGAGACATCTGTAACACCAGCGAG TTCTACCTCTCCTACCACCTCTACATCGTCGCGTTCGCCGGCGCCGGAGCCACCGTCATCGCACTG ATCCACTACCTGATGATTTTGGGCGCTAACTGGGCCTACCTGAAGAGCGCTGTGTCCACGCACGACTACCAGGACATCAAGACCAAGGACGACCAGGACCTGGAGGCGGAGGCGCGCTCCAAGGAGGGCCAGAACTCCTCCTCCTACTCATAA
- the gemin8 gene encoding gem-associated protein 8 isoform X2 encodes MEENISSVMSRFSSPVYSRYWQHYQQAMAWHQRHQRAYRKALEAAYGPPHSQAHSHPHSHPHSQAHSQEPCPSSQRYADWNAGQEDAEDGDEESSSDSEIECDVSNMVISEELREYFAHSEKHRVELKKQQQIEAEEHESYVPADQDLRSGSWRNSMAPPSERPGERRGAEMKKLYGEDAAKIQAMEAAMQLNFDRHCDLKQPKYWPVIPLKL; translated from the exons ATGGAG GAGAACATAAGCAGTGTGATGTCCAGGTTCTCCAGCCCTGTGTACAGCCGCTACTGGCAGCACTACCAGCAAGCCATGGCTTGGCACCAGAGGCACCAGCGGGCCTACAGGAAGGCCCTGGAGGCCGCCTACGGCCCGCCTCACAGCCAGGCTCACAGCCACCCTCACAGCCACCCTCACAGCCAGGCTCACAGCCAGGAGCCGTGTCCCAGCAGCCAGCGGTACGCAGACTGGAACGCAGGACAGGAAGACGCAGAGGACGGGGATGAGGAGAGCAGCTCGGACAGCGAGATCGAGTGTGACGTCAGCAACATGGTGATCAGCGAGGAGCTGCGGGAGTACTTCGCCCACTCAGAGAAACACAGAGTGGAGCTGA AGAAGCAGCAGCAGATCGAGGCGGAGGAGCATGAGAGCTACGTGCCTGCAGACCAGGACCTGCGCAGCGGCTCCTGGAGAAACAGCATGGCCCCCCCCTCAGAGAGACCCGGAGAGAGACGCGGGGCCGAGATGAAGAAGCTTTACGGCGAGGACGCCGCCAAGATCCAGGCCATGGAGGCGGCCATGCAGCTCAACTTCGACAGACACTGTGACCTCAAACAGCCCAAATACTGGCCCGTCATCCCGCTGAAACTGTGA
- the gemin8 gene encoding gem-associated protein 8 isoform X1 yields MRCLQQENISSVMSRFSSPVYSRYWQHYQQAMAWHQRHQRAYRKALEAAYGPPHSQAHSHPHSHPHSQAHSQEPCPSSQRYADWNAGQEDAEDGDEESSSDSEIECDVSNMVISEELREYFAHSEKHRVELKKQQQIEAEEHESYVPADQDLRSGSWRNSMAPPSERPGERRGAEMKKLYGEDAAKIQAMEAAMQLNFDRHCDLKQPKYWPVIPLKL; encoded by the exons ATGAGATGCTTACAGCAA GAGAACATAAGCAGTGTGATGTCCAGGTTCTCCAGCCCTGTGTACAGCCGCTACTGGCAGCACTACCAGCAAGCCATGGCTTGGCACCAGAGGCACCAGCGGGCCTACAGGAAGGCCCTGGAGGCCGCCTACGGCCCGCCTCACAGCCAGGCTCACAGCCACCCTCACAGCCACCCTCACAGCCAGGCTCACAGCCAGGAGCCGTGTCCCAGCAGCCAGCGGTACGCAGACTGGAACGCAGGACAGGAAGACGCAGAGGACGGGGATGAGGAGAGCAGCTCGGACAGCGAGATCGAGTGTGACGTCAGCAACATGGTGATCAGCGAGGAGCTGCGGGAGTACTTCGCCCACTCAGAGAAACACAGAGTGGAGCTGA AGAAGCAGCAGCAGATCGAGGCGGAGGAGCATGAGAGCTACGTGCCTGCAGACCAGGACCTGCGCAGCGGCTCCTGGAGAAACAGCATGGCCCCCCCCTCAGAGAGACCCGGAGAGAGACGCGGGGCCGAGATGAAGAAGCTTTACGGCGAGGACGCCGCCAAGATCCAGGCCATGGAGGCGGCCATGCAGCTCAACTTCGACAGACACTGTGACCTCAAACAGCCCAAATACTGGCCCGTCATCCCGCTGAAACTGTGA